A genomic region of Streptosporangium lutulentum contains the following coding sequences:
- a CDS encoding very short patch repair endonuclease, whose product MSDSQRDRARKQAHERGLYPAPLNEGRSRNMQANRRTNTKPEVALRSALHRLGYRYRKDFRLDLKEVRVRPDIVFTARKIAIFVDGCFWHVCPEHGRQPTTNEWYWTPKLRRNMERDRAADAALQDAGWQVVRLWEHEPLSTAVEAVVAALSYQSEHTSDFSGVD is encoded by the coding sequence GTGTCTGACAGTCAGAGAGATCGAGCTCGCAAGCAGGCTCATGAACGAGGCCTTTACCCAGCCCCGCTCAACGAGGGCCGGTCGCGGAACATGCAGGCTAACCGCCGGACGAACACCAAGCCGGAGGTGGCTCTGCGCAGTGCGCTTCACCGGCTTGGCTATCGCTACCGCAAGGATTTTCGGCTCGATCTTAAAGAGGTAAGAGTTCGGCCGGACATCGTCTTTACGGCACGGAAGATCGCGATCTTTGTGGACGGTTGCTTCTGGCACGTCTGCCCTGAGCATGGTCGGCAACCGACCACCAACGAGTGGTATTGGACGCCCAAGCTGCGGCGAAACATGGAGCGCGACCGCGCTGCCGATGCTGCTCTTCAGGATGCAGGCTGGCAGGTTGTCCGTTTGTGGGAGCACGAACCGCTGTCCACCGCCGTGGAGGCGGTGGTGGCTGCGCTGAGCTACCAGTCCGAACACACGAGCGACTTTAGCGGAGTTGACTGA
- a CDS encoding HAD hydrolase-like protein, with the protein MSSERTLVLWDIDHTLVSVDGVGRDIYAEAFRVVTGRSMRRVAAMAGRTDWAITVETLQMHGVEVSEQLLESFGAALAEAFVVYEAAISERGRILAGAREVLDVLAGRADVIQSVLTGNMEPLAIGKLTAFELEHFVDFEMGAYGMDHEDRAALVGLAQERAARKYGESFARHNTVLVGDTPNDVLAGHLGGARVVAVATGSSDVRTLKDAGAELVLEDLTDTAAVVRAVLAAGDQ; encoded by the coding sequence GTGAGTTCCGAGAGAACGCTTGTGCTGTGGGACATCGATCACACGCTGGTCAGCGTCGACGGGGTCGGCAGGGACATCTACGCCGAGGCCTTCCGCGTGGTCACCGGTCGGTCGATGCGGCGGGTCGCGGCCATGGCGGGGCGGACCGATTGGGCGATCACGGTGGAGACGCTCCAGATGCACGGCGTCGAGGTGTCGGAGCAGCTCCTGGAGTCCTTCGGCGCTGCCCTTGCCGAGGCGTTCGTCGTTTACGAGGCGGCGATCTCGGAGCGGGGCAGGATTCTGGCCGGGGCGCGTGAGGTGCTCGACGTGCTGGCGGGCCGGGCCGATGTGATCCAGTCGGTGCTCACCGGGAACATGGAGCCTCTCGCGATCGGCAAGCTCACGGCGTTCGAGCTGGAGCACTTCGTGGACTTCGAGATGGGTGCCTACGGCATGGACCACGAGGACCGTGCCGCGCTGGTGGGTCTGGCGCAGGAGCGGGCCGCCCGGAAGTACGGGGAATCCTTCGCCAGGCACAACACCGTGCTGGTGGGGGATACGCCGAACGACGTCCTCGCCGGTCACCTGGGCGGGGCGAGGGTGGTGGCCGTCGCCACCGGCTCCAGCGACGTCCGAACGCTGAAAGACGCCGGTGCCGAGCTGGTGCTGGAAGACCTCACCGATACCGCTGCCGTCGTGCGGGCTGTACTCGCGGCAGGGGATCAATAG
- a CDS encoding DUF1772 domain-containing protein, whose translation MLVRPVKTFALLSTGLLAGAFGYGAVNVVYAFRAVPLDVRFTFHTALMGVNGLVMQTMMALAVVSSSLLAVLTRSLPRLLAAGAGALVVTSFLVTRFGNVPINGQIRQWAVSSAPADYAAILQRWEAWHVVRTVTGLVAFLLIVLLVVFGDRLGKSGTTE comes from the coding sequence ATGCTGGTCCGACCTGTCAAAACGTTCGCGCTTCTGTCCACGGGCTTGCTCGCGGGTGCGTTCGGCTATGGCGCCGTGAACGTCGTTTACGCGTTCCGGGCCGTTCCCCTCGATGTGCGATTCACGTTCCACACGGCGCTGATGGGGGTGAACGGCCTCGTCATGCAGACGATGATGGCCCTGGCGGTGGTCAGCTCGTCCCTGCTCGCCGTCCTGACGCGCTCTCTCCCGCGGCTTCTCGCGGCGGGCGCGGGCGCCCTGGTGGTGACCTCGTTCCTGGTCACCCGGTTCGGTAACGTTCCCATCAACGGTCAGATCAGGCAGTGGGCCGTCTCCTCGGCCCCGGCCGACTACGCGGCGATCCTGCAACGGTGGGAGGCGTGGCACGTCGTGCGAACCGTCACCGGGCTCGTCGCGTTCCTCCTCATCGTCCTTCTTGTTGTCTTCGGCGACCGGCTCGGGAAGTCCGGCACCACTGAATGA
- a CDS encoding RICIN domain-containing protein has translation MVRRISLLLTAGLLAATGLVGGGLAASPVGAAAIAPCPGVKGLPDPALCSTHEDMFPGARTGVRTGPEAAGPRLTARQADAAADAAPAQIACEGDGVSGKRLQMLYVREPSMPDRYSQFMPVFQAWLASADDVYNDAAAEKGQSRHIRFVTKEVPGGCQIVIEPVVVPAGSLATFASGNAAVKSLGYNLPDRKYFMLTESTAICGVAQLFQDDRPGPENYNNYVTSYGRVDATPNCFGANAFTHELGHALGAVQLTAPNSDGKGHCSDLYSTMCYGGTPTWSCPEWKSNLVPDCNHDDYFNMAPEPGSYLDTHWNIANNDFLIKGNTAEPASHPTIGLTYVITNVSTGGAIEPVGGSVASLSRLSQRARTNTPSQKWLMGYKTGLQFVNVNSRMCVDSAYEGTVPGTQTLQYGCKGSDAMRWTYLSHADGSHSIINWKSGLALTAVGAYPAPLEQQPYTGAANQRWRFDQMADAGPVDGATYHLMGTGTRENVEVLNGSSASGAAVTHAAPSSAKSQQWTLRKQAAPGVWRLVNVNSGMCLNVPRTPATIPPQVVQTACGAALSKDLWTLRRVADGTYLVVNAATQLVLSMTTGALSTLTQQALAADQSSQIWALRPL, from the coding sequence TTGGTAAGACGAATTTCACTTCTTCTCACGGCAGGGCTTCTTGCCGCCACGGGGCTCGTCGGAGGTGGTCTGGCCGCCTCCCCCGTGGGAGCGGCGGCGATCGCCCCGTGTCCCGGGGTCAAGGGCCTGCCCGATCCGGCGCTCTGCAGCACCCATGAGGACATGTTCCCCGGCGCGCGGACCGGGGTGCGGACCGGCCCGGAGGCGGCCGGGCCTCGGCTCACCGCGCGGCAGGCCGACGCGGCGGCCGATGCGGCGCCCGCCCAGATCGCCTGTGAGGGCGACGGGGTGAGCGGCAAGCGCCTCCAGATGCTGTACGTCCGCGAGCCGAGCATGCCCGACCGCTACAGCCAGTTCATGCCCGTGTTCCAGGCGTGGCTCGCCAGCGCCGACGACGTCTACAACGACGCCGCCGCCGAGAAGGGGCAGAGCAGGCACATCCGCTTCGTCACGAAGGAGGTCCCCGGCGGGTGCCAGATCGTGATCGAGCCGGTCGTGGTGCCCGCGGGCTCGCTGGCCACCTTCGCGAGCGGCAACGCCGCGGTGAAGAGCCTGGGATACAACCTGCCGGACCGGAAGTACTTCATGCTCACCGAGTCGACCGCCATCTGCGGAGTGGCTCAGCTTTTCCAGGACGATCGGCCCGGCCCGGAGAACTACAACAACTACGTCACCAGCTACGGGCGGGTTGACGCGACCCCCAACTGCTTCGGAGCCAACGCCTTCACCCACGAGCTGGGCCACGCGCTGGGCGCGGTGCAGTTGACCGCCCCGAACAGCGACGGCAAGGGGCACTGCTCGGACCTGTACAGCACGATGTGTTACGGCGGAACCCCGACCTGGTCGTGCCCGGAGTGGAAGAGCAACCTGGTCCCCGACTGCAACCACGACGACTACTTCAACATGGCCCCGGAGCCCGGCAGCTATCTCGACACCCACTGGAACATCGCGAACAACGACTTCCTGATCAAGGGGAACACCGCCGAGCCCGCCTCGCACCCCACGATCGGCCTCACCTATGTGATCACGAACGTGTCGACCGGGGGAGCCATCGAGCCGGTCGGCGGCTCCGTCGCCAGCCTGAGCAGGCTCAGCCAGCGGGCCCGGACCAACACGCCGAGCCAGAAATGGCTGATGGGCTACAAGACCGGCCTCCAGTTCGTCAACGTGAACAGCCGGATGTGCGTGGACAGCGCCTACGAGGGGACCGTCCCCGGGACCCAGACGCTGCAGTACGGCTGCAAGGGCTCGGACGCCATGCGGTGGACGTACCTGTCGCACGCGGACGGCAGCCACTCCATCATCAACTGGAAGTCCGGGCTGGCCCTGACGGCCGTGGGCGCGTATCCGGCTCCGTTGGAGCAGCAGCCCTACACCGGTGCGGCCAACCAGCGGTGGAGGTTCGACCAGATGGCCGACGCCGGTCCGGTCGACGGCGCGACCTACCACCTGATGGGCACCGGCACCCGTGAGAACGTCGAGGTCCTCAACGGGTCGTCGGCCTCCGGCGCGGCGGTCACGCACGCGGCGCCTTCGAGTGCGAAGAGCCAGCAGTGGACGTTGCGCAAGCAGGCCGCGCCCGGCGTCTGGAGGCTGGTCAACGTCAACAGCGGCATGTGCCTGAACGTGCCGCGGACACCCGCGACCATACCGCCCCAGGTCGTGCAGACGGCCTGTGGCGCGGCGTTGTCCAAGGACCTGTGGACACTGCGTCGCGTGGCGGACGGGACGTACCTCGTCGTCAACGCGGCCACCCAGCTGGTGCTCAGCATGACCACCGGCGCGCTGTCCACCCTGACCCAGCAGGCCCTCGCGGCCGACCAGAGCAGCCAGATCTGGGCGCTCAGGCCGCTGTAG
- a CDS encoding YbaB/EbfC family nucleoid-associated protein: MTVEGLAGQVNQQVERVRETYEALNSIESTMGSSDGMISVVVGPQGQVRDIELDPRVYRKLSATELADAIMEQINRAAAAVSEQRRHLLEPLMPDGLRYDQVFGENVTLDAFLPSPVDPDV; the protein is encoded by the coding sequence ATGACCGTCGAAGGACTGGCTGGTCAGGTCAATCAGCAGGTGGAGCGCGTGCGCGAGACGTACGAAGCGCTCAACTCGATCGAGTCCACGATGGGCTCCTCCGACGGGATGATCAGCGTGGTCGTGGGGCCGCAGGGCCAAGTCCGCGACATCGAGCTGGACCCGCGCGTTTACCGCAAGCTCTCCGCCACCGAGCTGGCCGACGCCATCATGGAGCAGATCAATCGCGCCGCGGCGGCCGTCTCGGAGCAACGCCGGCACCTGCTGGAGCCGCTCATGCCCGACGGGCTCCGCTACGACCAGGTCTTCGGTGAGAATGTCACGCTCGACGCGTTCCTGCCCTCCCCCGTGGATCCGGACGTATGA
- a CDS encoding WXG100-like domain-containing protein: MGFDGLLVPDWAKPYVGWVVGMDWPEGDETGCFRLADACVTAAHRIVEGTAADQPWTADKIGSEWDGAAHLAFTEHVSKMAGRQVADLVNRLINTAVALNGVGVQIQYAKYMIEVTVWLLIAQLAYLIAAALASGGASLALIPPRVQLARMTVAQIAKRTLLNIALFAGIVGGMDGGIQLTQMVQGRRDEFDLRQLGVSALSGGAMGGLMGLLSGGLTRLATPALRAGLTRAEMDMAERLLAAASSSIYGQAAQYAVTGGITTAGTMLAQGNFSWDLLAKGITSSALGADGQHLTAALPTHGGGTPSPNGDPSPGPFNGPDPGPFNGPDPGPFNGPDPGPFNGPDPGPFNGPDPGPGSSSRPDADSRPNPDQAPRSGADPVPDQGVGPRVEPGSDPGTGSVPDRGTTLSQVADTASTAGPTTGPEAARQGSVPHDLPDRQAQGPQGEARTQAAQQGPMPVHGEAPPRPRMPEQSTLPPARSTPDHAADGAPRQPGDRASGGAPDRTQGGTSHAAGHPVGSTPHQAPERAIGGAPPHQTLEGTGGGVAQPANERGPGSSSADTAGRSGGAEPGVPVRQGTSGETPPVSRIEGLLNHVPDSGDTTPSPQAPDRAGQAADGTPPPPRPGYPSAGPSQGGPDSPNSTSSRVPFDFQRFHNDSRWTAEATRFEQSLGAHYFNNPQTVDAARAALGKLRDVLLDLTSRQPGESPEAFARRVESVFFKDDAASAGQVGTRSGVTVDDLIAHGNLRELVTAFYNGAYYNRANPLIFGNALLNIMDTGGWDRAREVGLDVGEVQRAHHQLDERPHRSRLGRLEARFMPNMYTFNRDPFGTGNVGMLSERGARDVAEMIQSQFSRQDRTEAQIQELGLNTTPGHYDRLGAPLGRFERAFVEESVHGRLDPDAPLPWREGVTMHDTTGSRWARKITSEGFPVIDGVSGTTAKMLTAVKFLNLGPSTTEHFLGALMGWMLPSLDHSLFEIARGAQIADVGGMRLEPGSRPNVVDFYRNLPGMDLATLRREILSDGMFPHESRYTVNARDIAGFSETQHPKVGETVDRLWPQLESGRVTDPDLAGWLDRSGIDPSDPAQVRALGERLSPAHVMALTVYTRHGHYLINNVTRTQLWTGGVSESMVRNRMVDKVNQLVGSYLDNLAANTKALPLPMALRPLLHVGDGHLDSRSPLNALSDSYVDAARRTEEAKQRFAEARDEGRKDEARQAGQDLRQARRDGQEAWKALKEQLGRATPRLWDEMRWHADMVHDAMAQLPGVGSPERPVQAYRGDWMTPVHSPIYGSKLHPYGTAREFLSVSKLLEVAIRFMAENPASDRKVLVAYQLTGQQAKDISIFSSFAEDQEAVFPPHSRMHRENSPELAASLRDEVDRLAADMVERGVIPEVPRSYEIIVMEEG; encoded by the coding sequence ATGGGATTCGACGGGCTACTGGTGCCGGACTGGGCCAAGCCGTACGTCGGCTGGGTCGTCGGCATGGACTGGCCGGAGGGCGACGAGACCGGCTGTTTCCGGCTCGCCGACGCGTGCGTGACCGCCGCGCACCGCATCGTCGAGGGCACCGCCGCCGACCAGCCGTGGACCGCGGACAAGATCGGCTCTGAGTGGGACGGCGCCGCTCACCTGGCCTTCACCGAGCACGTCAGTAAGATGGCCGGCCGGCAGGTCGCCGATCTGGTCAACCGGCTGATCAACACCGCCGTCGCGCTCAACGGCGTGGGCGTACAGATCCAGTACGCCAAGTACATGATCGAGGTCACCGTCTGGTTGCTGATCGCGCAGCTCGCGTACCTGATAGCGGCCGCTCTGGCCAGCGGCGGAGCGAGCCTGGCGCTCATCCCGCCGCGCGTGCAACTCGCCCGCATGACGGTCGCGCAGATCGCCAAACGGACGCTGCTCAACATCGCGCTGTTCGCTGGGATCGTGGGCGGCATGGACGGCGGCATCCAGCTCACACAGATGGTGCAGGGGCGCAGGGATGAGTTCGACCTGCGGCAGCTCGGGGTGTCCGCGCTCAGCGGCGGCGCGATGGGCGGGCTCATGGGGCTGCTGAGCGGCGGGCTCACCCGGCTGGCCACGCCCGCCCTGCGCGCGGGGCTGACCAGGGCGGAGATGGACATGGCCGAGCGGCTGCTGGCGGCCGCCAGCTCCTCCATCTATGGGCAGGCCGCTCAGTACGCGGTGACCGGCGGCATCACCACGGCCGGGACCATGCTGGCGCAGGGCAACTTCAGCTGGGATCTCCTGGCCAAGGGCATCACCTCCAGCGCGCTCGGCGCGGACGGCCAGCACCTGACCGCGGCCCTGCCGACCCACGGCGGCGGCACACCGTCTCCCAACGGCGACCCGTCCCCCGGCCCGTTCAATGGTCCCGACCCCGGCCCGTTCAACGGTCCCGACCCCGGCCCGTTCAATGGTCCCGATCCCGGCCCGTTCAATGGTCCCGATCCCGGCCCGTTCAATGGTCCCGATCCCGGCCCGGGCTCCAGCTCACGCCCGGACGCCGATTCGCGTCCGAATCCGGACCAGGCTCCCCGGAGCGGCGCGGATCCGGTGCCCGATCAGGGAGTGGGACCGCGCGTGGAGCCCGGGTCCGACCCCGGTACCGGCTCCGTCCCCGATCGCGGCACCACGCTGAGCCAGGTGGCCGATACCGCGTCCACGGCCGGACCCACCACCGGACCTGAGGCCGCCCGCCAGGGCTCCGTCCCGCACGACCTACCGGATCGGCAGGCGCAGGGGCCGCAGGGAGAGGCTCGGACGCAGGCGGCGCAGCAGGGCCCGATGCCCGTGCACGGTGAGGCGCCACCGCGCCCTCGAATGCCCGAGCAGAGCACGCTTCCCCCGGCTCGCAGCACGCCGGACCACGCGGCCGACGGCGCACCCCGCCAGCCGGGCGATCGGGCGTCCGGTGGCGCGCCTGACCGGACGCAGGGTGGCACGTCTCACGCGGCGGGGCATCCGGTTGGAAGCACACCGCATCAGGCGCCGGAGCGTGCCATTGGCGGCGCGCCTCCGCATCAGACGCTGGAGGGGACGGGCGGTGGCGTGGCACAGCCGGCGAATGAGCGTGGGCCCGGGAGCTCGTCCGCCGACACAGCGGGACGTAGCGGCGGGGCCGAGCCGGGCGTGCCGGTGCGGCAGGGGACGTCCGGCGAGACGCCTCCGGTGAGCAGGATCGAGGGGCTGCTCAACCACGTCCCTGATTCCGGCGACACCACCCCATCACCCCAGGCACCGGACCGGGCCGGACAGGCGGCCGACGGCACACCGCCGCCGCCCCGCCCGGGCTACCCCTCGGCCGGGCCGTCCCAAGGCGGGCCCGATTCGCCGAACAGCACGTCGTCGCGGGTTCCGTTCGACTTCCAACGCTTCCACAACGACTCCCGCTGGACGGCGGAGGCCACGAGGTTCGAGCAGAGCCTGGGCGCGCACTACTTCAACAACCCGCAGACCGTGGACGCCGCCCGCGCCGCGCTGGGCAAATTGCGGGACGTCCTCCTGGACCTCACTTCGAGGCAGCCCGGCGAGAGTCCTGAGGCCTTCGCCCGCCGCGTCGAGAGCGTCTTCTTCAAGGACGACGCGGCCAGCGCCGGTCAGGTGGGCACCCGCTCTGGCGTGACCGTGGACGACCTGATCGCACACGGGAACCTGCGCGAGTTGGTGACGGCCTTCTACAACGGCGCCTACTACAACCGCGCCAACCCGCTCATCTTCGGCAACGCCCTGCTCAACATCATGGACACCGGCGGCTGGGACCGGGCTCGCGAGGTCGGTCTCGACGTCGGCGAGGTGCAGCGGGCGCACCACCAGCTCGACGAGCGGCCGCACCGCTCGCGGCTCGGGCGGCTGGAGGCCAGGTTCATGCCGAACATGTACACCTTCAACCGCGATCCGTTCGGCACGGGAAACGTCGGCATGCTCTCCGAGCGCGGGGCCAGGGATGTGGCGGAGATGATCCAGAGCCAGTTCAGCCGGCAGGACCGTACGGAAGCGCAGATCCAGGAGCTCGGCCTCAACACGACCCCCGGTCACTACGACCGGTTGGGGGCGCCGTTGGGCAGGTTCGAGCGGGCGTTCGTGGAGGAGAGCGTCCACGGGCGGCTCGACCCGGACGCGCCGCTGCCCTGGCGGGAGGGCGTGACCATGCACGACACAACGGGAAGCCGGTGGGCCAGGAAGATCACCAGCGAGGGTTTCCCCGTGATCGACGGGGTCTCCGGCACCACCGCCAAGATGCTCACCGCGGTCAAGTTCCTCAACCTCGGCCCCAGCACGACCGAGCACTTCCTGGGCGCGCTCATGGGATGGATGCTGCCGAGCCTGGACCACTCCCTGTTCGAGATCGCCAGAGGCGCGCAGATCGCCGATGTGGGCGGGATGAGGCTGGAGCCCGGCTCTCGGCCCAACGTGGTGGACTTCTACCGGAACCTGCCCGGCATGGACCTCGCCACGCTGCGGCGAGAGATCCTGTCAGACGGCATGTTCCCGCACGAGTCCAGATACACCGTGAACGCCAGGGACATAGCAGGTTTCTCCGAGACGCAGCATCCCAAAGTGGGCGAGACCGTTGACCGTCTCTGGCCGCAGCTCGAAAGCGGCCGGGTCACCGATCCGGATCTCGCCGGCTGGTTGGACCGCTCGGGCATCGACCCGAGTGACCCGGCCCAGGTACGGGCGCTGGGCGAGCGGCTGTCACCCGCACACGTGATGGCGCTGACCGTCTACACCAGGCACGGCCACTACCTGATCAACAATGTGACGCGTACCCAGCTCTGGACCGGCGGGGTGTCGGAGTCGATGGTCCGGAACCGCATGGTGGACAAGGTCAACCAGCTCGTCGGTAGCTACCTGGACAACCTCGCCGCGAACACCAAGGCCCTGCCGCTGCCGATGGCCCTGCGCCCGCTGCTGCACGTGGGCGACGGTCATCTGGACTCCAGGTCGCCGCTGAACGCGCTGTCCGACTCCTACGTCGACGCGGCCCGCCGTACGGAAGAGGCCAAGCAGCGCTTCGCCGAAGCGCGGGACGAGGGCCGCAAGGACGAGGCCAGGCAGGCCGGGCAGGACCTCAGGCAGGCCCGGCGGGACGGGCAGGAGGCGTGGAAGGCACTCAAGGAGCAGCTCGGCCGGGCCACGCCGCGACTTTGGGACGAGATGCGCTGGCACGCCGACATGGTGCACGACGCGATGGCGCAGCTTCCGGGAGTCGGCTCGCCTGAGCGGCCCGTGCAGGCGTACCGCGGGGACTGGATGACGCCGGTGCACTCGCCGATCTACGGCTCCAAGTTGCACCCGTACGGGACGGCCCGCGAATTCCTCAGCGTGAGCAAGCTGCTGGAGGTGGCGATCAGGTTCATGGCCGAGAACCCGGCCAGTGACCGCAAGGTCCTCGTGGCCTACCAGCTCACCGGGCAGCAGGCCAAGGACATCTCGATCTTCTCCTCCTTCGCCGAGGACCAGGAGGCCGTCTTCCCGCCGCATTCGCGCATGCACCGGGAGAACTCCCCGGAGCTGGCTGCGAGCCTGCGAGACGAGGTGGACCGGCTCGCGGCGGACATGGTCGAGCGCGGCGTCATCCCAGAGGTGCCACGCTCGTATGAAATCATCGTGATGGAGGAAGGCTGA
- a CDS encoding sensor histidine kinase: MRLGLRMRLTLLYGALFFVAGSMLVWFTYLLTAKTLNQRFTVVSRKTALPTGELPPDTVMRILEKDVEERATGVLDEMLRSSLLIMVLVGIVAVVVGYLIADRALRPLDRVTETAQRLSESNLHERIALRGRPQDEIKRLADTFDAMLDRLHKVFDAQRRFIANASHELRTPLAINRTVLEVSLEEPDASPDLKALARTLLGTNSRYERMIEGLLLLAQSEQEPASRKSLELDQVVRAALDQLDLQPRKRPVTIHRDLRPVTVDGDPLFLERAVFNLVENAIKYNVRDGQVWISCGESGLVVENTGQPVPPYEVEDLFEPFRRLQGDRVRSARGAGLGLSIVRAIVDAHGGTVTAAARPEGGLRVTVGLLSPSPAVAGPVHGFST, translated from the coding sequence GTGAGGCTCGGCCTGCGCATGCGGCTCACCCTGCTGTACGGCGCGCTGTTCTTCGTCGCCGGGTCGATGCTGGTCTGGTTCACCTACCTGCTGACCGCCAAGACCCTGAACCAGCGGTTCACCGTGGTGAGCCGGAAGACGGCCCTCCCGACCGGGGAACTGCCTCCCGACACCGTCATGCGGATCCTGGAGAAGGACGTGGAGGAGCGGGCGACCGGCGTCCTCGACGAGATGCTGCGCTCCTCACTCCTGATCATGGTGCTCGTCGGGATCGTCGCGGTGGTGGTCGGCTACCTGATCGCCGACCGCGCGCTGCGCCCTCTCGACCGGGTCACCGAGACCGCGCAACGGCTGTCGGAGAGCAACCTCCACGAGCGGATCGCCCTTCGCGGGCGGCCCCAGGACGAGATCAAACGGCTGGCCGACACCTTCGACGCGATGCTCGACCGGCTGCACAAGGTGTTCGACGCCCAGCGCAGGTTCATCGCCAACGCCTCGCACGAGCTGCGCACCCCACTGGCGATCAATCGCACGGTCCTGGAGGTGTCGCTGGAGGAGCCCGACGCCTCACCGGACCTCAAGGCGCTGGCCCGTACGCTGCTGGGCACCAACTCCCGCTACGAGCGGATGATCGAGGGACTGCTCCTGCTGGCCCAGTCGGAGCAGGAGCCGGCCTCGCGCAAGTCCCTGGAGCTCGACCAGGTCGTGCGTGCCGCCCTCGACCAGCTCGACCTGCAACCTCGCAAACGACCCGTCACCATCCACCGGGACCTGCGCCCGGTGACGGTCGACGGCGACCCGCTCTTCCTGGAGCGCGCCGTCTTCAACCTGGTGGAGAACGCGATCAAGTACAACGTGCGGGACGGGCAGGTCTGGATCTCCTGCGGGGAGAGCGGCCTGGTCGTGGAGAACACCGGACAGCCGGTCCCGCCGTACGAGGTGGAGGATCTCTTCGAGCCCTTCAGACGACTCCAGGGCGACCGCGTCCGCTCCGCACGCGGCGCGGGGCTCGGGTTGTCGATCGTCCGCGCCATCGTGGACGCCCACGGCGGTACGGTCACCGCCGCCGCACGTCCCGAGGGCGGCCTGCGCGTCACGGTCGGCCTGCTCTCTCCCTCGCCCGCGGTGGCCGGTCCGGTTCACGGCTTCAGCACGTGA